From the genome of Nocardia mangyaensis:
CGGGCAGCCCAGTGCAGACCGCTACTCCAGCGGCAGGGGGCCGGACCGGTGTCGCAGCGACTCCGGTGTGCACGGTGTAGCGCGTATCGTCGGCGGACCGCAGGAGGAGGTCGATCCCGCAGGCGAATCGGCCATCGAAGAAGACCGCGCCGTAGATCGCGGGGGCGGCCGTGCGCAGGGCAGCGGTCGTTGCCTCGGCGGCGGAGGTGAGGGCGGCGATCCGTGCGGCAGGATCGGTGCCGACCACCTCGGGCGACGGGATACGGGTCAGGGACTCACCGAGCTGGCGCAGCAGATCCGCCGTCGGCTCGGGCGTGTGGAGCAGGGGCGTGGTGTCGGGGGAGCCGGGGAGATTGCCGAGGGCGGCGTCGATCGCCCGCAGCAGCGCGAACTCACAGTCCGCCGCGCGCGCGAGATCGCCGACGGCACCGACCACCCGATCACCGGACACGAACAAACGCGGTCCTCCTGTGTTCACGCACACCCGACGGCAACACCTTAGCCAGCGCCGCGAGCGCCCAGCGCGCTACCCAGGCACATTCGCGCCGGGCAGACTTCCCCGCCCGGCGAACGCGACCCGCTAGGAACGCGGCTTGCGCCGCTCCGTCCGCGGACGCGCCTCGCGATCGCGACGCGGGCCACGCGAGTTCAGCCGCTGCGCGGGCGGACCCTGATCGAGCTGCAGCTGGATCAGCACACCGCTGATCCTGGTGCGCCGCAACGCTTCCAGCGTCTCGTTCGGCAGGTTGGCGGGCAGCTCGACGAGGCTGTAGTCGGGACGGATGCTGATGTGCCCGAAGTCGCTGCGGCGCAGGCCGCCCTCGTTGGCGATGGCGCCGACGATCGCACCGGGCACCACACGGTGGCGCTTGCCGACGCTGATCCGGTAGGTGGCCAGCTCCTCGCCGTTCTCGCGGGAGAACGACGGCGGACGCGGACCGCGCTCCTCGTCGTCGAAGCGACGCGGTGCCCGCTCGCGATCACGATCCCGGTCGCGCTCGCGACGGGGCGCGGGCTCCGGCTCGGGCGCCATGAAGAAGTTGTCCCCATCGAACCCACCGACGGCCAGGGCCGCGGCGATGTCGACCAGCGGGGTGTTGTGCTCGGCCTCGTAGTCCTCGATCAGCTTGCGGAACAGCGCGATGTTGTCCGAGGCCAGGTTCTCGGTGATCGAGTCGCCGAACTTGGCCGCGCGCGTGGCGTTCACATCGTCCACGCTGGGCAGCTGCATCTCGGTGAGCGGATGCCGGGTGGCGCGCTCGATCGCCTTGAGCAGGTGGCGCTCGCGCGGGGCGACGAACAGCAGCGCCTGACCCGAACGGCCCGCGCGACCGGTGCGGCCGATGCGGTGCACGTAGGACTCGGTGTCGTGCGGGATGTCGTAGTTCACGACATGGGAAATGCGGTCCACGTCCAGGCCACGAGCGGCGACATCGGTGGCGACCAGGATGTCGAGTGCGCCCGACTTGAGCTGACCGATGGTGCGCTCACGCTGGTTCTGCGCGATGTCACCGTTGATCGCGGCCGCCGAGAAACCACGCGAGCGTAATTTCTCGGCCAGTTCCTCGGTGGCCTGCTTGGTGCGCACGAAGATGATCATCGCCTCGAAGTCCTCGACCTCGAGGACGCGCGTGAGGGCATCGAGCTTGCGCTGATGCGACACCTGCACGTAGCGCTGGGTGATGTTGGTGTTGGTCGTGGTCTTGGACTTGACCGTGATCTCGACCGGCTCGTTGAGGTACTGCTTGGAGATCTTGCGGATCGCACCCGGCATGGTCGCCGAGAACAGCGCGACCTGTTTGTCCTTGGGCGTATCGCGCAGGATGCGTTCGACGTCTTCCTGGAAGCCCATCTTGAGCATCTCGTCGGCCTCGTCGAGCACCAGGTAGCGCAGCTCGGTCAGATCGAGCGTGCCCTTCTCCAGGTGATCGATCACGCGACCGGGCGTGCCGACGACCACGTGCGCGCCGCGGCGCAGGCCGGACAGCTGCACGCCGTAGCTCTGCCCGCCGTAGATGGGCAGCACGTGCAGACCGGGGATGTGCGAGGAGTACTTGCCGAACGCCTCGGCCACCTGGATCGCGAGTTCACGAGTCGGCGCGAGCACCAGCGCGCTCGGCTTCTTCTGCGCGGTGTCCAGATTCATCAGGATCGGGATCGCGAATGCCGCGGTTTTGCCGGTGCCGGTCTGGGCGAGGCCGACCACATCGGCGCCGGACAGCAGCGGGGGAATCGTCGCCGCCTGAATCGGGGACGGCGACTCGTAGCCCACGTCGGCGATGGCCGCCAGTACGCGGTCATCGATCCCGAGATCGGCGAAGGTCGGGCCGTCGTCGTGCCTGTCGTCGTCGGCAGGAACGCTGTCGACCTCATTGGTACTCATTGACCAGCAGTTTACTGCCTCACGGTAGCTGTCCTTGCCACCGGGTGAATACGGTGAGACCTATGCAACTGCAGAACGGGTCAGCGCATCAGGAACAGGCAGCGACGGTGGTGCCCATCGCCGTCATCCAATTCGCCCCGGAGACCGACCCCCTTGCGAATCTGGACACCCTGCGCGAGCACGTGCGCACGGCCGCCGAGGCCGGTGCGCGACTGGTCCTCGCCCCCGAATACTCGATGTTTGCGGTGACCCGGCTCGATGAGCGTGTGGTCGCGATCGCCGAACCGCTCGACGGCCCGTTCACCACCGGACTCGGCGCGCTGGCGGCCGAATTCGGGGTGTTCCTGGTGGCCGGTGTGGTCGAACGACCGGAGCAAGACACCGCCCGGATCAGCAACACCCTCGTCGCGCACGGGCCCGACGGCACCCTGGTCGCGGTATATCGGAAGGTGCACCTCTACGACGCATTCGGCCATGTGGAGTCGGAGGTGGTGCAGGCCGGTCCGCTGGTCGAGCCTGCGACGTTCGCCGTCGACGGTGTGATGTTCGGCATGCAGACCTGCTTCGATCTGCGATTCCCGGAGGGTTGTCGGCGTGTTGCGGCGGCCGGCGCGCACGTGCTGCTGCTGCCCGCGCAGTGGATTCCCGGCCCGGCCAAGGTCGACCAGTGGACCACCCTGTTGCGGGCCCGCGCCATCGAGAACACCGTCTACGTGGCGGCGGCCGATCAGTGCGCGCCGCGCGGGGCGGGCGCCTCGATGATCGTCGACCCGGCGGGCGCCGTGCTGGCCCAGCTCGGTGACGAGCCGGGTGTGCTCACCGCCGCGATCGACCCGGCGCACCTGGCTCGGGTGCGCACCGCCAATCCCAGCCTCTCGCTGCGCCGCTTCGCGATCACGGAACGCTGAACGTCGAGGTGCGGTCGTATCGCCGACGGCGGTCGGCGGAGTAGCGTTCGAGGCAATGGTCTATCCCGATCGCGCAGCGGCGGGCCGCGTCCTCGGCGCGGCTCTCGGGCATCTGCGGGCGAGCCGTCCGCTGGTGCTCGGGCTACCGCGCGGCGGCGTGCCGGTGGCGGCGGCGGTGAGCGCCGCGATCGGCGGGGAACTCGATGTGCTGCTGGTGCGCAAGTTGGGCCTGCCCTGGCAGCCGGAGCTGGCGATGGGTGCGCTCGGCGAGGGCGGGGTGCTGGTGCTCAATCGGGAGGTCATCGAGCGGGCCGGGGTGAGCCAGGCGGCCTTCGCCGAGGTCGAACGGGCCGAGCGCGCCGAACTGGCTCGGCGACAAGCGGTCCTGCGCGACGGCGACCCGGTACCGATGGCGCGGCGCACCGTGGTGATCGTCGACGACGGCATGGCGACCGGCGCGACCGTGGTGGCGGCCTGCCGGGTGGCGCGCGCCCAGGATCCGGACCGCCTCGTGGTCGCGATGCCGGTGTCCTCGCCGGAGGCGGTACGCCGGGTCGACCCCGAATGCGACGAACTCGTGTGTGCGTGGGCGCCCGAGGACCTCGGTGGAGTCGGCATGGCCTACAACGACTTCCACCAGTTGGCCGACGACGAGGTGGTCTCGCTGTTGCGCTGAGCGGGACTCAGCCGAAGCACTGTCCTTCGCCGCGGTAGGTGGGCACCGTGGTGCGCGTGCCGGATTCGTCGACCAGGTGGATCTCGGTGAAGCGTTCACACAGCTCGCCCGCCTTGGCGTGGCGGAACCAGACGCGGTCACCGATCTCGAGTTCGGTGCCGCCGCTCAGCGGGGTCTGGACCTCGCCCGCGCCCTCGGAGCCGAGCAGTTTCAGACCGGCCGGCCAGACCGGGATCGGGACACGACTCGGGCCGGTGGGACCGGAGGCGATGTAGCCGCCCGCGAACACGGTGGCGATGCTCGGCGTCGGCTTGCGCAGGACCGGGGTGGCGAAGAACAGCGCGGGACGCGGGGTGAACGAGCGGTAGTGGTCGAACAGCGTCGGCACGTACAGGCCCGACCCGGCGGTGACCTCGGTGACATCGGGATCGGTGATCGAGACCTCGATCGAGCCGGTGCCGCCGCTGTTGACGATCTCGAGCGGACCGGTCACCGCGCGCACCGCGTCGAGCACCCGCGTGCGCCTGCGTCCGATCTCGATGGCCGAGAGCCGCTTCACCACGCGCACCGCGAGGTTGCTGTCGGGCAGCCCGGCGATCTGGGCCTCGTAGGTCATCACGCCGACCACGTCGAAGCCGCGGCGGGCGGCCTCGGAGGCGAGCGCGGCGGCCTGCTCGGGGCTGCGCACGGGCGAGCGGCGGGCACCGAGATGCACCGGGCCGACGCGCAGTGCGGCGTCGACGTCGAGGCAGACGCGGGGGCGCACCAGATCGGTGCCGAGGGCGGCGCGGGTGAGTTCGAGTTGGTCCACGTCGTCGACCATCAGGGTGATCGAGCGCTGCAGGATCGGATCGGCGGCGAGTTCGGCCAGGGCGGCCCGGTCCAGCGTGGGATAGCCGAGCAGGACGTCGCGGGCGCCGAGGCGGGTCAGCCAGATGGCCTCGCGCAGCGAGTAGGCCATGATCCCGGCGAATCCGCCGGCCGCGGTGAGTTCGGCGCCGAGGACGCGCTCGAGCACCGCGCGGCAGCGCACCGACTTGCTGGCCACCCGCACCGCGACGCCGTTCGCGCGCCGGGTCAGGTCGGCGGCATTGGCGTCGAGGGTGGCCAGGTCGAGCGCGGCCAGCGGCGGGTCGAGGTCGGCGGTCGCCGCGTGCAGATCGTGCAGCGATGTCGTCTGGGTCACTCCCCTACTGAACCACCTATTTGGTCAGTCGTCCAGTATTTGGGTGAGTGTCAGACCTCGACGGCTTTGAGGGTCAGGCAGCCGACCAGGTCGTCGATCACCACGAGGGTGGTCTCGTCGTTGCCGTCGGCCAGCCAGCGCAGGACCGTGCCGTAGAGCACCGAGACAATGTAGGCGGCGATCGAGTCGAGCGGCTCGAGCCACTCGGTACCGGACAGCCGGGCGCACAGCTCGAGGAAGGCCACGGCCTCCTCGTCCATCTGACGGAACACCGCGGCAGCGTTCGGATCGCCGACACACTCACCCGAGGGCGAGGACCATCGTTGACGCAGGGTCTGCACCGCGGACTCGTAGTCGTCGACCCGTCGAGCGGGCGCGGCCTTCACCAGCGGCCAGTAGGCGCTCATCCCGGCGTGCAGCAGCACCCGCAGCGCCCGCACTCCGGTGGCATCGGAGTTGGCGGCGGCTTGCTCGATGGCCCGGCACACGGCCGGTCGCAACGAGGTTTCGGTAAGTTCACGACTGACGCTCAACGACAACTCCTCGGCAACAAATTTCGCTGCCCGCGGCGATGCGAGCCCTGCGGATCGGTCGGCCATAGATGGTTCAACCTATCCAGCGAGCTCGATCTTAGAAGGTTTTCTGGATTCACGAACTGCTTCAGCCATCCTTTTCAGACTGAAAGATTGTTTTGTTATCCGAATGCGACCTTGTGTAAAACCGACCATACGGCCTGAATATGTCCGCATTCCAATACATCCAGCAACCCCCTGCCGGAATGCACGTACTGATCAATAGTACAAGTCGGCTTCGGGGGCACTCCTCGCGTGTGGGCGACGGCACAGTGGCACCCGACGAAACGGACATCGCACAATGGATGGCCGTTGCGCCAACTCGGCCGCGACGATCGCCCGGTCGCCGATAACCTGGTCAAGTGACTCTCTCGCCTCCTGCCGATCAGTTCGCCCTCAGCGGCACCTTCAATTTCCGCGATGTGGGCGGCCTTCGCCGCGCCGACGGCGCCGCGACCCGCCCCGGAGTGCTGCTGCGCTCGGCCCAGTTGAGCGGCCTCGACGCGCAGGGCCACGACATGCTGCGTCAGCTGCGAGTGACCGACGTGCACGATCTGCGGGGCCGTACCGAGATCGACCACATCGGCCATGACACCCTGCCCGAAGACGTGCGCCTGCACATCACGCCGTTCGACTCGAGGATGGAGGAGGCGCCGCCGCACGAGGCGCAGACCACCTCGGCGCGCGCCCACATGATCGAGGTCTACCGGCAGTTCCCCACGCTCCCCGAGGCGCACACCGCGATCACCGGGCTGGCCGGCTCGATCGCCCGTGGTCAGGGCGCGGTGCTGGTGCATTGCGCGGCGGGCAAGGACCGCACCGGCTGGGCGGTGGCGACCCTGCTGCGCGCGGTCGGCGTCACCGAGGACGACGTGTACGCCGACTTCCTGGCCAGCAATGCCGCCGTCGCACCACTGCGCATGCTGCTCGAGCCGAAGATCGGCCGCGGCGAAGCGCTGTCGGATGACCTGCTCGGCGTGCACCCCGAATACCTGCACACCGCCGACGCCACCGTGCGCGAGCACTACGGCGACGCCGAGGGCTACCTGGCCGCGATCGGCCTCACCGGCGATCTGCGTGAGGCCCTGCGCACCCGACTGCTGTGATCCTCACCAACCGCTGACCCGACGGCCCGGTTCCGCGCGGACCAAACCATCGGCATCGATACTCACCAGATCACCGGTGTGAAACCAGCTGCCGCTGAATCGGGCCGCCGAGGCATCCGGATCGTTCCAATAGCGACGGCTCACATTCGGGCCGCGGCACAACAATTCGCCGCGGCCCACACCGGCCTGCGGACCGGCCAGTGCCAATTCCGTGCCACCGAACGCGAATCCCAGCGTGGATTCGGCATCGGCGAGTTCGGTGTCGTCGACCATCAAACCGATCCCGCTGGTCTCGGTGGCCCCCCAGACCGACCACTGCCGCGCACCGGGAAACAGGCCGCGCAAGGCCGCGGTGAGCGTGGCGGGGGCCGCGGCGGCGGCGCGTTCGGACCGATGACACGCCTTGCTGATCCGCCGGACCCCGGCACCGACCTGACTGGCGCGCAGTTCCGGGACCAGTCCGGCGAAGATCCGTGGCGTCGCCGAGACGGTGTCGACGCGCTCGGCCAGCAGCACCTCGGCGAGGCTGCGCGCGCCCGGCGCGAGCACCACCGTGCCGCCGACGGCGAAGGTCGGCAGCAGTTGGTCGACGCACCCGCTGGCATGAGCCAGCGGCAGCAGCACCAGATTGCGGATCCCGTCGACGGGCAGGCCCAGCGCGCCGACCACCGAGGACACTGCCGAGAGCAGGTTCTCGTTGGTCAGCTCGACCCCGGCGGGCACGGGCTGGCGCACGGCGGTGCCGGTGTAGCAGAGCAGCGCCGGATCGGCCAGCGCCGCACCGTCATCGATGTAGGCGGTGCTGTCGGGCAGTGGACCGTCGGGGCCGAGCACGAAATCGGCTCTGCTGTCGGCGATCACGCGGTCGGCGACGGCGCCGGGCAGCGCGTCGGGCACCAGCACCGGCACCGCGCCCGAGAGCAGCGCGCCGAGGAACGCCTGCACCCAGCGCGCCCCGGTCGGCATGTGCACCGCGACGCGGTCGCCGTAGCCGATGCCGCGATCCTGCAGGCCACCGGCGATCCGGGAAGCGCTGTGCCACAGTTCGCGATAGGTCAGGCGCGGGCCGCCGACCTCGACGACCGCCTCCCGATTCGTGAACGCGTGCACCCGCAGATCGAGCAGTTCGGTGAGCGCCGGATGGAGATCGCCGTAGCGCAGGACGCCGTCGGCGCCGCGGCGCAGCGGCCCGGCCACGCCGTTCGTGGGGAACTCGATGATGGTCGCGTCCGGTTCACGCTCGATATGAGCCATCAGGACCTCCACGTACGTCGATGCGGCACCGCACCACCGACTATATGACGTGGATCACAGTGCTGTCAGGCGCTCGGCGCGTTCACTCGCCGCGATAGGTCGCCTTCCCTGGTCCGACCGCGAGGAAACTGCCTACCGCGCCGCGCAGGTCGGCGGTGTCGAACAGCTCGCCCGAGACCTCGGGGGTCACCGAATCCGCGTGTGCCACACCGCCGGAACGCCACGCCTCGATGATCTGTTTGGTGGCCGCGTGCGCGCGCGTCGGGCCCTCGGCCAGCCGGGTGACGAGCTGGGCGGCCGCGGTGGGCAGGTCGTCGTGGATCGCGTTGACCACGCCCCAGTCGGCCATGGTCTGCGCGTCGTAGAGGTCACCGGTCATCACGAATTCCCGCGCCCGGCCCGAACCGGCCCGCTCGGCCAGCCGCTGCGGGCCGCCCATCGAGGGAGTCAGCCCGACGACGGTCTCGACCAGCCCGAACTTCGCCTTCGGCGCGGCCAGGATGATGTCGCAGGCCAGCGAGAGCTCGAAGGCGGCGGTCAGGGTGAGTCCGTGCGCGGCGAACACCACCGGGCACGGCAAAGCCTCGACCGGGTGAATGACCTGCGCGAACAGGTCGCGCCACAGCTGCGCGCCCTCCTCGACACTGCGCCCGTCGAAGATGTTGACATCCACCCCGCCGGAAACAACCTTGCCCTCGGCGTTGATCAGCAGCGCCCGCGGCGGCTGCTTGCCCACCGCGGCGATATCGGCGATCAGCGAGGCGATGAGCTGGCGATCGAACAGATTCAGCGGCGGATGGGCCAGGGTGATCGTCGCGATCTCGGCACCGGCTTCGGTGAAGTCCCGGATCAACCGGGTGGGCTGCGTTGCACTCATCCGGCCAGCGTAGAACCCGGCGCCGCGCCGAGACCAGCGTGACAGCGTGCGAGATCGCGCCCACATCGCGGAACCGCAGGGGTGTCGGTGCTCGTTGGCATGATGAGTCGTCGGGCACCGCGGTGCCCTACAGTTCGACTCGTCGGGCGAAGAGGAGGACGACGCCGTGTTCAAGAGTGCGATCGAGAAGGCCGTGGTCGATGTTCTCGACACCGGTTCCAAGCTGCAGGCGCCGGCCGTGCGCCGCTACGTCGCGTATCTACGCGAGCGTCATCCCGGCGAGAATCCGGCGCAGATCGTCGCGCGGTTGGAGAAGCAATACCTGCTCGCGGTCACCGGCAGCGGCGCGGCGGTCGGCGCGACCGCGGCGGTCCCCGGCATCGGCACCGTCGCCGCGCTCGGCGCCGTCGGCGCGGAGACCGCCTTCTTCATGGAAGCCTCCGCCCTGTTCACTCTCGCCCGGGC
Proteins encoded in this window:
- a CDS encoding DEAD/DEAH box helicase; this encodes MSTNEVDSVPADDDRHDDGPTFADLGIDDRVLAAIADVGYESPSPIQAATIPPLLSGADVVGLAQTGTGKTAAFAIPILMNLDTAQKKPSALVLAPTRELAIQVAEAFGKYSSHIPGLHVLPIYGGQSYGVQLSGLRRGAHVVVGTPGRVIDHLEKGTLDLTELRYLVLDEADEMLKMGFQEDVERILRDTPKDKQVALFSATMPGAIRKISKQYLNEPVEITVKSKTTTNTNITQRYVQVSHQRKLDALTRVLEVEDFEAMIIFVRTKQATEELAEKLRSRGFSAAAINGDIAQNQRERTIGQLKSGALDILVATDVAARGLDVDRISHVVNYDIPHDTESYVHRIGRTGRAGRSGQALLFVAPRERHLLKAIERATRHPLTEMQLPSVDDVNATRAAKFGDSITENLASDNIALFRKLIEDYEAEHNTPLVDIAAALAVGGFDGDNFFMAPEPEPAPRRERDRDRDRERAPRRFDDEERGPRPPSFSRENGEELATYRISVGKRHRVVPGAIVGAIANEGGLRRSDFGHISIRPDYSLVELPANLPNETLEALRRTRISGVLIQLQLDQGPPAQRLNSRGPRRDREARPRTERRKPRS
- a CDS encoding carbon-nitrogen hydrolase family protein, whose amino-acid sequence is MQLQNGSAHQEQAATVVPIAVIQFAPETDPLANLDTLREHVRTAAEAGARLVLAPEYSMFAVTRLDERVVAIAEPLDGPFTTGLGALAAEFGVFLVAGVVERPEQDTARISNTLVAHGPDGTLVAVYRKVHLYDAFGHVESEVVQAGPLVEPATFAVDGVMFGMQTCFDLRFPEGCRRVAAAGAHVLLLPAQWIPGPAKVDQWTTLLRARAIENTVYVAAADQCAPRGAGASMIVDPAGAVLAQLGDEPGVLTAAIDPAHLARVRTANPSLSLRRFAITER
- a CDS encoding phosphoribosyltransferase, with translation MVYPDRAAAGRVLGAALGHLRASRPLVLGLPRGGVPVAAAVSAAIGGELDVLLVRKLGLPWQPELAMGALGEGGVLVLNREVIERAGVSQAAFAEVERAERAELARRQAVLRDGDPVPMARRTVVIVDDGMATGATVVAACRVARAQDPDRLVVAMPVSSPEAVRRVDPECDELVCAWAPEDLGGVGMAYNDFHQLADDEVVSLLR
- a CDS encoding amino acid deaminase/aldolase; the encoded protein is MTQTTSLHDLHAATADLDPPLAALDLATLDANAADLTRRANGVAVRVASKSVRCRAVLERVLGAELTAAGGFAGIMAYSLREAIWLTRLGARDVLLGYPTLDRAALAELAADPILQRSITLMVDDVDQLELTRAALGTDLVRPRVCLDVDAALRVGPVHLGARRSPVRSPEQAAALASEAARRGFDVVGVMTYEAQIAGLPDSNLAVRVVKRLSAIEIGRRRTRVLDAVRAVTGPLEIVNSGGTGSIEVSITDPDVTEVTAGSGLYVPTLFDHYRSFTPRPALFFATPVLRKPTPSIATVFAGGYIASGPTGPSRVPIPVWPAGLKLLGSEGAGEVQTPLSGGTELEIGDRVWFRHAKAGELCERFTEIHLVDESGTRTTVPTYRGEGQCFG
- a CDS encoding TetR family transcriptional regulator; amino-acid sequence: MSVSRELTETSLRPAVCRAIEQAAANSDATGVRALRVLLHAGMSAYWPLVKAAPARRVDDYESAVQTLRQRWSSPSGECVGDPNAAAVFRQMDEEAVAFLELCARLSGTEWLEPLDSIAAYIVSVLYGTVLRWLADGNDETTLVVIDDLVGCLTLKAVEV
- a CDS encoding tyrosine-protein phosphatase yields the protein MTLSPPADQFALSGTFNFRDVGGLRRADGAATRPGVLLRSAQLSGLDAQGHDMLRQLRVTDVHDLRGRTEIDHIGHDTLPEDVRLHITPFDSRMEEAPPHEAQTTSARAHMIEVYRQFPTLPEAHTAITGLAGSIARGQGAVLVHCAAGKDRTGWAVATLLRAVGVTEDDVYADFLASNAAVAPLRMLLEPKIGRGEALSDDLLGVHPEYLHTADATVREHYGDAEGYLAAIGLTGDLREALRTRLL
- a CDS encoding class I adenylate-forming enzyme family protein, giving the protein MAHIEREPDATIIEFPTNGVAGPLRRGADGVLRYGDLHPALTELLDLRVHAFTNREAVVEVGGPRLTYRELWHSASRIAGGLQDRGIGYGDRVAVHMPTGARWVQAFLGALLSGAVPVLVPDALPGAVADRVIADSRADFVLGPDGPLPDSTAYIDDGAALADPALLCYTGTAVRQPVPAGVELTNENLLSAVSSVVGALGLPVDGIRNLVLLPLAHASGCVDQLLPTFAVGGTVVLAPGARSLAEVLLAERVDTVSATPRIFAGLVPELRASQVGAGVRRISKACHRSERAAAAAPATLTAALRGLFPGARQWSVWGATETSGIGLMVDDTELADAESTLGFAFGGTELALAGPQAGVGRGELLCRGPNVSRRYWNDPDASAARFSGSWFHTGDLVSIDADGLVRAEPGRRVSGW
- a CDS encoding enoyl-CoA hydratase/isomerase family protein, producing MSATQPTRLIRDFTEAGAEIATITLAHPPLNLFDRQLIASLIADIAAVGKQPPRALLINAEGKVVSGGVDVNIFDGRSVEEGAQLWRDLFAQVIHPVEALPCPVVFAAHGLTLTAAFELSLACDIILAAPKAKFGLVETVVGLTPSMGGPQRLAERAGSGRAREFVMTGDLYDAQTMADWGVVNAIHDDLPTAAAQLVTRLAEGPTRAHAATKQIIEAWRSGGVAHADSVTPEVSGELFDTADLRGAVGSFLAVGPGKATYRGE